GCCGATCCTAGGCTGATTTCGGATTTGCATCACAAAAGCCCTTTGGGGATTGAGCTAATGCAATGCCATCGAGAAGCTTGCCTGCATGTGTATTGAGTCTTTTAGCTGACATGCTTGCCCGGTGGTGTCCTTCCATAGAACCGATCCCTCCCCGGCTCTGTTCTTTATATATTTGATGATAACAAGAAGGTTTATCCTTCATCTTTTGATCGTGGCTATTCTAATGTGCTTCCCTCTCCTTCGCGTCCTCTCAGGCATAAGCTTGACAGCCGATCAGTGGCTCGCCCTCAAGAACAGTGTGCCCGCCATCGAAGCGGCCATCAAGAAGATGACGTCCGGCTCCTAGGGAGACTGCTTCATTTAGACCAAGATTTCAAACTCATCCCCATTTTAAACTTTAGCCTCCATGAATTTGCCAATTAGACCTGAAACCGAGTTCTTCTGCTCTGCTTCGAGCTCCGTAGCTTTTGCTGCGTAGCATGAGTACATGCTGGTACAGGCCGCAAGGACACCGGAAGTAGCATCGTCGCCGGTGTATCCTTCAGGGTAATTCAGTTTCGCTTATGGTCCCTGTCTTGGTCCCTGTCTGGGGAAATAAACCTAATTGACCTCTAACGAGACTTTGGTTTCATGGGATGCTGTCGAATCGAGGTGTTGCATTTCTCCTGGAACTGCCATATCTTGCACATCTCTCACCAGCTTAGAGCGACATTTGATCACAACTGATTGATTACCAacagaaattttcaaattttaaaaactaTTCTTCTCTGCCCATACACAGTCTCCTGTATCACGTCGATACCATCTTTCCATTTGTTAATAAACGAGAATATTTTGTAATGTGACGATTTCGCAACATATTGCGAAAAATGTCAATTTTGTTTTCCCACACACGCGGCGTTTGTGCACTTTTATCGATCTCTACAATTACACGGAGTCTGCgcgcagatttttttttttttcgataaacGCTCTTCTTCCCTTCCTTTGATACTCCCGATGTCTAACCAAACTTTAACCATTAATATTCCATTTCGTCGGATCTCGACCGGACCGAAATAGTTATACTATTACGACCGTTCAGCTCCCAACAAGGTTTCAGTGAGATGCCAGTCGATTGAGAGATGAGATTGAGAGGTCCGCAATTGCTGGGGGTTAAGTAAGAAAGAGAGTTGTCATTTCCACTAATAGATTTCAGAAAGGGACGGATCAAAACCAAACCCTAATGaaactaaaaatcctaaaatccGGCGCTGCATTCGTTgggaaatttaatttttattcggTAACCCCTAGATAATTATGGTGAGAAGATCGCTGTCGTATCGGATTAGTTAGCAAGTAGGAATATTCATCTCCTTGATCTTCGAAAATCcaaaatcactctctctctctctctctccacacacgTTGATTTCCGAGGCCGACCTGGATCCTCCCGCCACCATTCATTCTTCTTGAGGCTTATAAATCGTTCCGACCCCACCACGACGGCACGACGACCACCACCGCCGCTTAACACCAAAATCGTTCGGATAACCCCCACGACTCACCACCACACACTGGCTCTCCAGCCACCACGTGTCCGATCATCGTCATCGTCTCAACTCAAAAACCCTCCAATCACTCGCCTTTCAACATACGTGCATTAACTCGAACCCTCCCCACCCCCACGCGCGCACCCGAGGAAAGCaggagagggaagaaaaaaacgaCGCCCACCGGACATCGCCGTCGCCATGGGCTGTGCCTCCTCCAAGCGGACCGAGTCCAAGGTCGACGTCTACCGCCCTCCCCCCACCAGCTTCGCCGTCTTCGACATCAACTCCATCGACGAGCCGTGGCTCCTCGTCGACAAGGACCAAGAGAAGGACAGCGCTCCTGCTCCGGACCACCGCGGCAAGCCCTCCCACGTGCCCGACCCAGTTCTCCAGAAGCTCCACACCCTCGAGTCGACCGAGAGCCCCCAATCCTGGGTCGAGGTCAGCAAGGCCCTCGAGGACCTCAAGACGACCGCCGCTGCTGCGCCGCGGCCGGCCCCGCCCCCGCCGAAGCCGCAGCCTCCTTCAGCGAACAACGGTGCTGGAGAGGCGGCGCAGGGGGCCGCGGCGCCGCGGAAGAGCGTCTCGTTCCACACGCTCGAGGAGCTCGACGCGAAGCTGTCCGCGAAGCCGGCGGAGCAGACGCTGCGCAAGACCGAGTCGATGCGGAGCGAGCGGAGGAAGAAGACTGAGTCGCCAGTCGCGACCGAGTCGAGGCTGGCCGAGTCGGCGGCCGGGTTCAAGTCAGTGAAGGACAACATCTTCATTTTGAGGGACAGGCTGGAGCGAGAGAAGGAGGGCAAGATGGCCAATTACGACCGGATGCTGAGCAAGCGGGACCCGCTGAGCCAGTTCCCGGAGAAGTGCCCGCCGCGTGGCGAGGACTCGCTGGTCATCTACACGACGTCCCTGCGCGGCGTCCGCCGCACGTACGAGGACTGCGCGCGGGCGAGGGCGATACTGGAGGTCCAGCGCGTGGTGTTCGACGAGCGCGACGTGGCGCTGCACGGGGAGTTCCTCAGCGAGCTGCGGGAGATCCTCGGGGGCGCGGAGGGAGGAGGGCCGGTGCCGGTGCCGCGCGTGTTCCTAAAGGGCCGGTACCTGGGGGGCGTGGAGGAGCTCGTGGAGCTGAACGAGTCTGGCCGATTCGGGAAGCTGCTGGCTTTCGCGGGAGTGGAGCGGGGGCTGGGGAGGCTGGCGTGCGAGGGGTGCGGCGGGGGGCGTTTCGTGCCGTGCATGGACTGCGGGGGGAGCTGCAAGGTGTTGGTGGAGGGGAGGAAGGAGAGGTGCGGCAAGTGCAACGAGAACGGGCTCGTGCACTGTCCCGTTTGTCTCTAGGGGCAGCTCGCCGGAATCATGAGCCAACCATAACCATCGTTCCGACCACGTCCTCGTATCTTGATCTCTGCACATATTGGGCATATGCTTTCCTCGTTCAGTTTGCTTTCTCATCAGAAAGAAATGGTCGtgatattcctttttttttttttttttttgtctattctcTCTATTATCTTTATGTTTATCCGTTAACTAATTGCGCAGAGGACTAGTGCGTTTACATTTCTCGTATATCGAACTTTTAGTGAAGGCTTGAAATTTATAAGAAGTtcatttgattgagattatctacTAATTCGATATAGATTCAAAATTGTTCGTCGGCTAATGGCTTTTTTGGGCTGAAATTAGAATTAGTACGGGGTGGAAAATGGGTTTGTTTTAAATTTCATTAAAGCCCCCCTTCTGTTGGGCTTTGATGTTATGGACCTATTTGGAGCTCTATGTAAATTTTCAACAACCCATGTTTCACCCATCGCCTTCAATTTGAGTaagaagtgcaaaaaaaaaaatggggtttCGGACCCATTTCACTATCATCGCGTAATTCTTGGTTGTCTGCGACCAGTTGATTCCCACAACTCGAACCGGAACAGTTCTCATTTTGTGAAACTGGAAATCGGCCCACCCGGTCCTACCCTGATTCCGTGGTTGGTCTCGGATTGGgtgattcattttcttttttttttctttttttttcttctattcctGACAAATTGGAGTTTCCCAATatcaaaggggaaaaaaaagcatTATTTTCGATTTATTCGTTAAATTAATCTTTTGTACTTAAAACTTTGTGTTGACCTGCCTGACCTTGCTTTCTTTTTACATGTACAAAGATTAACCAAAATATTGGTATGTTAAGCAATGTAACAAGCTTGATTTTTTAACAAAGGGGCCATATTCGACATTCGGTAAACGTCCGCCATGTCAATCTTGATCTACCTAACTTTTTGCTCTTACAGGACATTTCCTCGATGTGCATTTTTCAAAAGCATATTGTCATGTTGAATCGATAAGAACGCAGCAAGTATATTGTAGGTTCGTAGAATGAGGAGAAGGCATCTCTAGGGGACCGCGGATCGGCTCTATGCACCAAAATATTTAATCTGATTTCTTAGTCTCCTctaatccaatttaatttttcatttcagcTTTTTAGGTTTTGAAAGCATAATCTCTTCGAGTTAATGATCCGACATgcacaaaaaaattaagttttatTAACTGGAACACCAAATCCAATATAAAGCCTAGGGTAAATATTGATTGGACAATaccaataccaaaaaaataaggcacaaattttctaaaatgcccCGAACCAATagtctttttttcaattcagttctaaactttttaattgtgtcattttttttttcaattgtattAATTAAATCCCgaactttttcacgttttgccaattgagtccaatCGACAAATTATGGGTGAAAACCACTAACAAAGATGTCGACCATCTTACGTGACAAGCCGCCATTGagctagaattttttttttttttttataattgttgacacctaaaatccCCTAGGGCGTCACGTGACAGGTGCGTGAGGAAGGTATGATTACCTATGGCTAGGCGTATCGGAATCGAGCTCTGATGGATCAAGGGGACGCCACGCGGTCAGAAGCGGCAGTTCCCAAAAGCAGAGGGAAAAGACGCGCGAAGAAACCACGACCCGAGTGGTTATGCAAAAGAGGCGGTAATCCCAAAAGGTGGAAAAGGAAGTGGCGTGCGAATCCAGGAATCGTCGATGAAAACCATCGAAGAATGGGAGAACGTGCAGGAGTGGAGAGCCAGAGCGAGTTACCAAGAAGCTCTTTATAAATATCGCGGATCATTCAACAGGAAAAGACCCCCGAACAACTCAACAAACAAGTCTTAACTCTTTTACTTAGATTTTACCTAGTTTCTAGTCTAACTGTAGCTTTCAGATTCCcattgtcgattcaattccgatgaGGGTTATACCCAGATTTTGGTGTCGTCGATTGAATTCCGGGGTCTGCTCATTAAGTCcagcatcgtcgattcaattccggtgttgtgcTCATCACTCATCCTGTCCAATACCGtcaattaaattccggtattgtgtcctacatccacTGTCCAATGTCGTCGATTAGGTTCCGGCATTGTGCCCCCCAATTTGGTTCGGcctcatcgattaaattccggagtCATACCTTGAACCCCGGTGTGTCGAAGTTGGTCTCAGTGTCGAATAAGTGGGCTGACGGATTGCCAAGAGTTTGTATCACGACTTTCCTCTCAATATAAATATCCTTCGCATTTTACGTTCTCTGTTCAAAGCTTGCGCTGACCCCCCTATTAGAAaatgaacggattaagttcaaTAAAGGATTCCCGCGTGGATAATTCTTTTGGGCCTCAACCTTATTTGGGCCAAAGCTCGAGAACTCATTTGGGCTTAATCGAAGGATTTTAAACGCGCAacaataatattctaatatttttcgagtttctattacttttttcttcttttcttttcttctcttcttttcatttcattttttgttttttctttttttagtgtggccggtgagggttaCCGACCCTCACCAGGCCTTGCCCAATGGCCAGCAAGGTTGCTGAACCCTCGCCAACCACAAtataaaaaacaagaagaagaaggaaaagacaaggaaaaaaaagaaagaaaggaaaaggaattaaaaataaataaattaaacaaaaattatacATGTAAGTAGCATCCACGTCAGTGATTTtgagccaaaattgatcgaatgagctcaattagcaaaattgaaagggtataaaactcaattggcataattaaaaggttcaagaatgaattgataaaaaagtaATAGGTAATTTCCCAATAAATAAGCGCACATGGAGTCATTCTGTGCAGAAAGACACCAAGTAAAAGGACAAGCGCGACATGATTAAATCTCATCGAACCCTATGTCTGTAGCGCATTCTATTTGAAAATAGCAAGCATCTTGCTCGTTGCCGAACACCGTGCCAATCAAGATTGGGCTAGTCGAATCGCATTTCGGAAATGTACAAGTGAAAAATGAGGATCGAATTGTGTTGGCAcctaaaataatccaagaaggctcgtgacaagcacATGAGGGGGGCGACAATCAGCTACGAGAAAGAACATCGAGGCAAGGTACGTACCGATCAAAAaagtgccacgtgtcggggtaaattttGACGTTATTTCCTTccggaacaagaaaagcgcaCGGAGAAGAGTCACGATCGGAGCGGTTACcaaaagattggcggtaatccccacgatgtaaaaagaaaaggcgcgaagaccaaGAAACCGTCGAAAGAATCATctacgtggcttatggaaaaggataGAACGTGggaccaaaggaagaaaccgctcgacggttaccaaagagtccgcctataaatacctcgtaGTAACAAGACACAAAACACACAACACAaaacacttatcttttcaactagctcttagcctttagcctaacCTAGCCATAGTTTtccagattcccgtcgtcgattcaattccggcgagtttcatatcgggagtcgggtgtcgtcgattagattccggcgtctgctCTCTAGGTTCAATtccgttgattaaatttcggtGTTGTACCATTCATCCATCCCGTCGAGTacagtcgattcaattccgatattgtgtcctataatccccCGTCCATTACTGTTAATTAAATTctagcattgtgtcctacatttcCGTCCGACCCTATCAAGTTAATTCCAAAGTCATGTCAAAACTTGCTACATGCCTCGACTATTGCACGTGTTAGGTCGTTGAAATTATTGAGAGTCTGTAACACGCCTTTTGTGTTAGTAAAGACATCTACTGCATTTGATACTCTCTATCTAAAACTGACCCGGAACTctttttcggaaaacgaacggattaagttcgataaaaaaTTCTCGCGTTAGCAGCCGCTTTTTTGGgttatagtcattttgggccaaGAACCCATAATCAAGAAAGCcatgtcgaaggatttcgacgcgcaacaaaTTGAGAACTTATAATCGTACGTACTCacacaaatgaaaagaaaatttaaaaaggaagcGCAATTCTGAAATCTCAcgagaaaaatagagaagaagacGACCTCCACAAACCCTTTCCCACTTCTGTTTGTTGACTTGTTTCCTTGGTTATTAAGATATTGGGCCACTAGAGATAAGGCCTTCAGAATCCATTAAAGCCCCCAATATGCTGTCCCACTTGAAACTTTCTATCGGACACTTGGAATTGCTtaacatatccttttttttttccttccatattTTGGCTTTGTATCAATGGAATCTGATC
The sequence above is drawn from the Rhodamnia argentea isolate NSW1041297 chromosome 9, ASM2092103v1, whole genome shotgun sequence genome and encodes:
- the LOC115740795 gene encoding uncharacterized protein LOC115740795, with the protein product MGCASSKRTESKVDVYRPPPTSFAVFDINSIDEPWLLVDKDQEKDSAPAPDHRGKPSHVPDPVLQKLHTLESTESPQSWVEVSKALEDLKTTAAAAPRPAPPPPKPQPPSANNGAGEAAQGAAAPRKSVSFHTLEELDAKLSAKPAEQTLRKTESMRSERRKKTESPVATESRLAESAAGFKSVKDNIFILRDRLEREKEGKMANYDRMLSKRDPLSQFPEKCPPRGEDSLVIYTTSLRGVRRTYEDCARARAILEVQRVVFDERDVALHGEFLSELREILGGAEGGGPVPVPRVFLKGRYLGGVEELVELNESGRFGKLLAFAGVERGLGRLACEGCGGGRFVPCMDCGGSCKVLVEGRKERCGKCNENGLVHCPVCL